TGACGGTGGAGAGTTACGCCCACGTTCACCACATCGTCTCCAATGTACGCGGACGCCTGCGCGCCGAGGTGACGCCCGGCGAGGTGATCGCCGCCACGTTTCCCGGCGGCACCATCACCGGCTGTCCCAAGGTGCGCTGCATGGAAATCATCGCTGCGCTGGAAGACGCGCCGCGCGGCGCCTACACCGGTGCGCTGGGCTATCTCGATCGCAACGGCGAGCTCGACTTGAACATCCTGATCCGCACCCTGACCCTGGCCGGCGACGAAGTCAGCCTGCGCGCGGGCGCCGGCATCGTGGCCGACTCGGTCGCCGCCAGCGAACTGGACGAGACCCGCGCCAAGGCGCGCGGCCTGCTGCGTGCGCTGGGAGTGCCGGACTGATGACGGCGCGCATGCTGGTCGACGGCGTGGCATCGACACAGGTGTCGGCGCTGGATCGCGGCCTGGCCTATGGCGACGGCCTGTTCGAGAGCATCCGTTTCGTCGGCGCGAATGCGCCGCTGTGGTCGCGGCACATGCAGCGGCTGGCCGAAGGCTGCGAGCGACTGTATATCCCGGCGCCCGATCCGGCGCAGCTATGGCGCGAGGCGCTGGAGGTCAGCCGCGGCATGGCGGCATCGGTGCTGCGCATCACGATTACCCGCGGTGCCGGCGAGCGTGGCTACGGTCTGCCGGCGGCACCGCGACCGACCCGGGTGGTGGCTGCCTTCACGCCGCCGCCGGTCGCCGCCGAGGCTTATGTGCAAGGCGTGCGCATGCGCGTGTGCGACATCCGCCTGGCGCAGCAGCCGCTGCTGGCCGGCCTCAAGCACCTCAACCGGCTGGAGCAGGTGCTGGCGCGCGCCGAGTGGGACGACCCGGCAATTGCCGAGGGCGTGCTGCTCGATAGCCACGGGCGGGTGATTTCGGCGACCATGGCCAATCTGTTCGCGGTGATCGACGGCGAGTTGCTGACGCCGGTGCTGGATCGCTGCGGCGTGGCCGGGGTGGCCCGCGCCGAAGTGCTGGCGGCGTGCCCGCAGGTGCGGGTCGGCGAGCTGACGCTGGCAGCCTTGCGCGGCGCCGGCGAGGTGTTCCTGAGTTCGAGCGTGCGCGGCATCCTGCCGGTGCGTTCGCTGGATGATGGCAGCTATGCGCCGGGTGCAACGACGCGCCGCTTGCAGCAGCATTGGCGTGATCTGGGATTTTCGATGGAGCAGGGCGGATGAGCGACAAACCGGTGCGCAGGCGCGCATGGCCACGGCAACTGTTGCTGATCGCGCTGCTGCTGGCGGCCGGCGCGCTGGTCTATGGCTGGGTCGACTACGCCCGCTTCGGTTCCGCGCCGCTGAATGTGGCGGCGCAGGGCGACAGCATCGACATCGGCCGCGGCAGCAGCTTCAAGGGCATCGTGGGCGAATTGCGCCAGCGCGGATTCAGCACGGCCAACCCGTGGTACTGGCGGCTGCTGGCCGAGCAGATGCACGTGGCCGGCAAGCTGCATGCCGGCGAGTACGCGCTCGAGCCCGGCGTTACGCCACGCCAGCTGCTGGCGAACATGGCCGCTGGCCGGGTGCTGCAGCGCAATTTCACCATCGTCGACGGCTGGACCTTCGGCGAGTTGCGCCAGGCGCTGGCCCGGGCCGAGAAGCTGAACCACGACAGCGCCGCGCTGGACGATGCGGCGATCATGCAGAGGATCGGCGCCGGCGGCGAAGCGCCGGAAGGCCGCTTCCTGCCCGAGACCTACGCCTACGTGAAGGGCGACAGCGACCTGGACATCCTCCGCCGTGCGCATACGGCGATGGTGAAGACGCTCGACGAACTGTGGGCGGCGCGTGCGCCGGACCTGCCGCTGACCACGCCGTACGAGGCGCTGATCCTGGCCTCGATCGTGGAGAAGGAAACCGGCATTCCGGTGGAGCGCGCGCAGATCGCCGGCGTGTTCGTGCGACGGCTCGAAAACCACATGCTGCTGCAGACCGACCCCAGCGTGATCTACGGCATGGGCGTGAACTACGCCGGCAACATCCGCAAGAGCGACCTCGCCGCCGATACGCCGTACAACACCTATACGCGTGCCGGCCTGCCGCCGACGCCGATCGCGCTGCCGGGCAAGCCGGCGCTGGTGGCGGCGCTGCATCCGGCCGACGGCGACACGCTGTATTTCGTGGCCAGCGGCGACGGCGGGCACGTGTTCTCGCGCACGCTGGAGGAACACAATCGCAACGTCGACTGCTATCAGCGGAAGCGCTGCCGATGACCAGCCCGCGCGGAAGATTCATCAGCCTCGAAGGCGGCGAGGGCGCCGGCAAGAGCACCTTGCTGGCCGGCCTGCGCGAGTACATCGAACGGCGCGGCATTGCGCTGGTGCAGGCGCGCGAACCCGGCGGCACCGCGGTGGGCGAGGCGGTACGTGCGATCGTACTTGATCCGGCCCAGCGAGGGCTGGCCGCCGAGACCGAACTGCTGCTGATGTTCGCCTCGCGCGCACAGCTGGTGCGCGAAGTGATCGAACCGGCCTTGGCGGCCGGACAATGGGTGCTGTGCGACCGCTACACCGACGCCAGCTACGCCTACCAGGGTGGCGGCCGCGGCCAGCCGGCGGAGCGCATCGCGGAACTGGAGCGCTGGGCCTGCGCCGGCGTGAAACCCGACCTGACCCTGCTGCTCGACCTGCCGGTGGCGACCGGCCGCGCCCGCGTCGCCGGTCGCGGCCACGCCGACCGCATCGAGACCGAGGCGGATGCCTTCTTCGAACGTGTGCGCGCGACTTATCGCGAACGCGCCGCGGCCGAACCGGAGCGTTTTCGGGTGATCGACGCCAGCCAGTCGCCCGCGGCCGTCCTGCAGGCCGCGACGCAGGCGCTGGCGGCATTGCTTGGAGAATCGCAGGCATGAACGGACTGCCCTGGCATGCCGAACACTGGGCGCGCCTGCAGGCGCGCCGCCAGCGCGACGCGCTGCCGCACGCCCTGCTGCTGTGCGGCGCCGCCGGCCTGGGCAAGCGCGCGTTCGCGCAGCGCTTCGTGCAGGGCCTGCTGTGTGCCGAGCCGGTGGACGGCGACGCCTGCGGGCATTGCCGCAGCTGCCTGCTGCTTGCCGCCGGTTCGCATCCGGACGTGGTCACGCTGAGCTTCGGTTTGCGCAAGGACGGCGTCCAGCGCAGCGAAATCGTGGTCGACCAGATCCGCGAACTGTCGGCACGGCTGGCCATGAGCAGCCAGTTCGGCGGCTGGCAGGTGGCGCTCATCGACCCGGCCGACGCGATGAACGCCGCGGCTGCCAATGCGCTGCTGAAGACGCTGGAGGAACCGGCCGCGCAGACCATGCTGATCCTGCTGGCCGATGCGCCGTGGCGGCTGCCGCAGACCATCCGCAGCCGCTGCCAGCGGATCGAATTCCAGCTGCCCGCCAGCGCCGACGCGCTGACCTGGCTGCAGGCCGAAGGTGTGCGCGATGCTCCGAACGCACTCGTCGCTGCCGGCGGCAATCCCGGCTTGGCCAGGATCTGGGCCGCGGAGGGTGCGCTGGAGCGCCGGCAGGAAGTGCGCAAGGACCTGGCCGCGCTGGCGGCCGGCCGCGGCCAGCCGACCGAGGTGGTCAAGCGCTGGCTGGACAGCGAGCCGGCGCAGCGGCTGTGGTTTGCCGCGCAGGCCAGTGCCGACGAGACCAAGGCGCGCTCGGCACAACGCGCGGGGCCGCTGGCCAGCACGCTGGACGTCGAGGCACTGGGCCACTGGTACGACGCGGCCAATCGCACCCGCGAGGGCTTGCGCGGCCCGCTGCGTGCCGACCTGCTGCTGCTGGAACTGCTGGCGCAGTGGCGATGAGCGGCAGCGGCGCCCGCTCGTCGCCGGCGCTGGCGCCAGCGAGCGGGGTACCGGTATTTTCGGCGCAGACCCGCCTGCTGGTGGTGGCGCCGCACCCGGATGACGAGACCATCGCGACCGGGTTGCTGATCCAGCAAGTGCGTGCGGCCGGCGGCGAGGTGCGGATCGTGCTGCTGACCGAAGGCGACAACAACCCCTGGCCGCAACGCTGGCTGGAGCGGCGCGTGCGCATCCGCGCCGCCGACCGCCAGCGCTGGGGGCGCCGCCGCCATATGGAGGTATTGCAGGCACTGGCCTGCCTGGGCGTGCCGGCGCCGGCGCTGCAATCGCTGGGCTGGGCGGATCTTGGTCTCACCGATACGTTGCTGCAGTCGCCCGGTCTGTCGGTGTCGGCGCTGGCGGCGGCGATCAGCCAGTTCGGCCCCAGCCTGGTGGTGGCGCCGGCACTGGCCGACCGTCACCCCGATCACGCCGCGGCGCATGTGCTGGTGCGCCTGGCGCTGGCGGAACAGGCCGAGCCGCCGCTGTTGCTGAACTATCTCGTGCATGGTCGCGGCGGTGACGGCGAAGGCTTCGAGGTGCACGGCACGGCGCCGCAGTTGGCATGCAAGCGCGTCGCACTGGCCGAGCATCGCAGCCAGATGGCGTTGAGCGGTAAACGCATGCTGCGCCTGGCTGGCCGCCCCGAGCGCCAGGCCGGGCTGTCGACGCCGCTGGGCGCGTTGCCATGGCGACCACCGTTCTGGCTGCGGCCATGGCTGCGACTCAGCGTGGTGGACCAGGCGGGAGCGCGCAGCTGGCGTTGGCGTGAGGCGCCACTGTGGCGCGACCGGGCCGGCGGCTTCCATCTTTCGACGCCAGCGGCGGCGAAGGGTCTGCCGTGTTTCGTGCGCCTGGCATTGACCTTGCGCTCGCCCTGGATCTTCGACCACTGGGGCTGGTGCGAGCTGTCTGCCGGCGCCGGTTCGGCGCCCACGCCGGCGGCTTGACCGCTCCGGCATCGGCCGCAGCGGGCCCGACCAGCGCTTCGTGCGCGGCCTCCATGGCGCTGGACGCTGCGTAATATTTCGCGACCGGAAACCGACATGACCGGCATCGTCGCGGACCCGACCGGCGAGTGCCGACCGCTGCGGCCATGGATGCGCGCAGGTGCGAGCTATGCGGAGGCATCGCGCAGGCTCTAAGATCGGCAATCGACCGGGGCGTTCGAACGTCCGGCAGGAGCCTCCCATGAAAGTCGTCGCAGCCCGCCAGGGCATCATCTCGCTGAAAATCAAGGATGCGGCCTCGCTGTACAACGCTTACATGCCGTTCCTCAAGCATGGCGGCCTGTTCGCGGCGACGGCGCAGTCGTATTCGCTGGGCGACGAGGTCGTGCTGCTGGTGACCCTGGCCGAGGAAACCGAGCGCCTGTCGGTGGTCGGCAAAGTGGTGTGGATCAGCCCGGTCGGCGCGCAGGGCAACCGCACCGCCGGCATCGGCATCCACTTCAACGAATCGGGCGATGCCGAGGCTGCCCGCAGCCGGATCGAGAACATCCTTGCCGGTACGCTCAACTCCGAGCGCCCCACCCACACCATGTGATGCCGTCGTCACTCCATTTGTGTAGGCAGTCGGGTGTTAATGCGTATCACATCGGTCGTCAAGGCTTGTTGTGCCCATGCGCACTGATACAATGGCGAGATTCGCGGATCCATTTCGCGAGACATCGGATGCCTGCGCGCGGCGGCAGAGCCCGCAGGCATGGCTGGAAAGCCCATGGCTGTCTTGGCCTGCCGAATCGAAGTCGCCTGACCGTGCGTTGCTGGATGCAAATCCCCGCGGTCGCTGATGCGCCGCTGGCGCGGAGGTAAGTTGCATCGTGCTTGCCGAATACTGGCCTGTCCTGTTGTTCATCGGCGTTGCCGTCGGCCTTGGCGTGGCATTGCTGGTCATCGGCCTGCTGGCCGGTCCACGCCGCCCCGAGGCGGAAAAGCTTGCGCCTTACGAGTGCGGCTTCGAGGCATTCGAAGACGCCCGCATGCGCTTCGACGTGCGCTATTACCTGCTCGCCATCCTGTTCATCATCTTCGACCTGGAAATTGCCTTCCTGTTTCCGTGGGCGGTGGTGTTCAAGCAGATCGGCCTCGTCGCGTTGATCGAAATGGGCCTGTTCCTGCTGCTGCTGGTCGTCGGTTTCGCCTACGTGTGGAAGAAGGGAGCGCTCGAATGGGAGTGATCGATTCCATCAGCCGGGTGATGCACAACCCGGAGCCGCTGAACCTGGTCGACGACATCCTGCGGCCGGCCGGTGACAATCCCGTCGTGCAACGCGGCTTCGCCACCACCAGCGTCGATGCGCTGATGAACTGGGCGCGCACCGGCTCGATGTGGCCGGTGACCTTCGGCCTGGCCTGCTGCGCGGTGGAGATGATGCACGCCGGCGTGGCGCGGCTCGACCTCGACCGTTACGGCGTGATATTCCGCCCCAGCCCGCGCCAGTCCGACGTGATGATCGTGGCCGGCACCCTGGTCAACAAGATGGCGCCGGCGCTGCGCAAGGTCTACGACCAGATGCCCGAGCCGAAGTGGGTCATCTCGATGGGCAGCTGCGCCAACGGCGGCGGCTATTACCACTATTCCTATTCCGTGGTGCGCGGCTGCGACCGCATCGTGCCGGTGGACATCTACGTGCCGGGCTGCCCGCCCACGGCCGAAGCGCTGATCCACGGCATCCTGCAGTTGCAGAAGAAGATCCGCCGCACCAACACCATCGCGCGCTCTTGAGCGGCACATCCCTGAAGGCGCAGTCCATGACCGACACCCCAAAGACTTCGCTGGCTGGGCAGCTCACCGCGCGTTTCGGCGACACGCTGGCCATCAGCACCGTGCGCAACGAGACTGTCGCCGAGCTGGCCGCTGACGACCTAATTGCGGTAGCCACCGCGCTGCGCGACGAGCCGGCGTTCCGCTTCAGCGAACTGATCGACCTGTGTGGCATCGACTACCTCGGCTACGGCCAGACCGAGTGGGACACCAGGACCGTCTCCAGCACCGGTTTTTCGCGTGGCGTGAAAGGTCAGGCGCAGGGGCGTTTCGACTGGGCCGGCCGCCCGCGCGGTGAGCGTCAGCCGCGCCGCTTCGCGGCGGTAATCCAGCTGCTGTCGATCGAGCACAACCGCCGGCTGCGCCTGCGCGTGTTCTGCGAGGACGACAGCCTGCCGCTGGTGCCGTCGCTGACCGCGGTGTGGCCGGGCGTGAACTGGTTCGAGCGCGAGGTGTTCGACCTGTACGGCATCATCTTCGACGGCCATCCCGACCTGCGCCGTATCCTCACCGACTACGGTTTCGTCGGCCATCCGTTCCGCAAGGACTTCCCGCTGATCGGCAACGTCGAGGTGCGCTACGACCCCGAGCAGAAGCGGGTGATCTACGAGCCGGTGTCGATCGAGCCGCGCGTGCTGGTGCCGCGCACCATCCGCGACGATGCCGACCTGATGCAGGCCAAGGCCGAAGCCGCCGACCACTGGCGGGAGAACTGAGCATGCAGGAAATCCGCAACTACACGATGAACTTCGGCCCGCAGCATCCGGCCGCGCATGGCGTGCTGCGCCTGATCATGGAGATGGACGGCGAAACCATCGTGCGCATCGATCCGCACGTGGGCCTGCTCCATCGCGGTACCGAGAAGCTGGCCGAGTCCAAGCCGTTCAACCAGTCGATCGGCTACATGGACCGGCTCGACTACGTGTCGATGATGTGCAACGAGCACGCCTACGTGCGCGCGATCGAAACCCTGCTGGGCATCGAGGCGCCGGAACGCGCGCAGTACATCCGCACCATGTTCGACGAGATCACCCGCATCCTGAACCACCTGATGTGGATCGGCTCGAATGCGCTCGACCTGGGCGCGATGGCGGTGATGCTGTACGCGTTCCGCGAGCGCGAGGAGCTGATGGACGTCTACGAGGCGGTGTCGGGTGCGCGCATGCACGCCACGTACTACCGCCCGGGCGGCGTCTACCGCGACCTGCCGGCGCAGATGTCGCAGTACCGCGAGTCGCCGTGGCACAAGGGCGCCGACCTCAAGCGCATCAACAGCTGGCGCGAAGGCTCGATGCTCGACTTCCTCGACGCATTCACCGCTGACTTCCCATCGAAGGTGGATGAATACGAGGTGCTGCTCACCACCAACCGTATCTGGAAGCAGCGCACCGTCGGCATCGGCGTGGTCAGCCCGGAACTGGCCCAGCAGTGGGGCATGACCGGCGCGATGCTGCGTGGCTCGGGCGTCGAGTGGGATCTGCGCAAGAAGCAGCCCTACGCGAAGTACGCCGAGATGGATTTCGACATCCCGGTCGGCGTCAACGGCGACTGCTACGACCGCTATCTGGTGCGCGTGGAAGAGATGCGCCAGTCCAACCGCATCATCCGGCAGTGCGTGGAGTGGCTGCGCGCCAACCCGGGTCCGGTGATGGTGAAGAACTTCAAGGTGGCGCCGCCGTCGCGGGTCGAGATGAAGCAGGACATGGAAGCGCTCATCCACCACTTCAAGCTGTTCACCGAAGGCTACTGCGTGCCGGCCGGGGAAACCTACTGCGCGGTCGAGGCGCCCAAGGGCGAGTTCGGCTGTTACCTGGTTTCCGACGGCGCCAACAAGCCGTTCCGCGTGCATCTGCGCGCCCCGGGCTTCGCCCACCTGTCATCCATGGACACCGTCGTGCACGGCCACATGCTCGCCGACGTGGTGGCCATGATCGGTACCTACGACCTCGTGTTCGGCGAAGTGGATCGATGAACACGGGATTCGGGATACGGGAATCGGGATTCGATAGAGCAGCGTGCGGCGGCCCGGTGCTTCGAGCTTCGAATTCCATCATTCGTTACAGCCGCCAGACTCACACCGAATCGAGGTTCGCGAACGGCGGGACGGTTTCTTTACGAATCCCGAATCCCGTAACCCGAATCCCGGAGTTCAACGCATGAAAGCCACCGGACATTACGAGCAGGTCAGGAACGTCGATCCCCTCGTCGTACTCACCGAGCACACCCGCCAGCACATCGACCACTGGGTGGCCAAGTTTCCGCCCGACCGCAAGCGCTCGGCGCTGATCCAGGCGCTGTTCGGCGCGCAGGAGCAGAACAAGGGCTTCCTCACCGACGAGCTGATCGCCGCGGTGGCGAAGTACCTCGACCTGCCGGCGATCTGGGCGTACGAGGTGGCCAGCTTCTACTCGATGCTGGAGACCAAGCCGGTGGCCCGCAACAACGTGGCGATCTGCACCAACATCTCGTGTTGGCTCAACGGCGCCGATGACCTGGTGCGCCATTGCGAGGAGAAGCTGGGTATCAAGCTGGGCGAAAGCACGCCGGATGGTCGCGTCTACCTGAAGCAGGAAGAGGAATGCATCGCGGCCTGCGTCTACGCGCCGGCGATGACGGTGAACGGGCATTACCACGAGCACCTCACCATCGAGAAGCTCGATGCGATCCTCGATGGCCTGAGCATCGAAGGCCCCGCACACGCCCACGACGCCGAGGGGAAGCACTGATGGCCGTCGGACCCGCTCCGCAGGAACACCAGGTTGTCTACACCACGCTGCATTTCGACACGCCGTGGTCGATGGAAAGCTACGAGAAGGTCGATGGCTACAAGGCGTGGCGGAAGATCCTCGCCGAGAAGCCCGATCCGGCCTCGCTGGTCGAGGAGATCAAGAAATCCAGCCTGCGCGGTCGCGGCGGCGCGGGTTTCCCGACCGGCCTGAAGTGGTCCTTCATGCCGAAGGGCGACATGCAAAAATACATCCTGTGCAACTCGGACGAGTCCGAGCCGGGCACGGCCAAGGATCGCGACATCCTGCGCTACAACCCGCACGCGGTGGTCGAAGGTCTGGCCATCGCCTGCTATTGCACCGGTTCCACGGTGGCCTACAACTACCTGCGCGGTGAATTCCACCACGAGCCGTTCGAGCACTTCGAGGCGGCGCTGAAGGAGGCCTACGCGGCCGGCTTGCTGGGCAAGAACATCGGCGGCAGCGGCATCAACGTGGACATCTACGCCGCGCTGGGCGCCGGTGCCTACATCTGCGGCGAGGAAACCGCGCTGATGGAATCGCTGGAAGGCAAGAAGGGCTGGCCGCGCTTCAAGCCGCCGTTCCCGGCCAACTTCGGCCTGTACGGCAAGCCCACCACGATCAACAACACCGAGACCTACGCCTCGGTGCCGGCGATCCTGCGCAACGGCGCCGACTGGTTCCTCAACCTGGGCAAGCCGAACAACGGCGGCCCGAAGATCTTCTCGGTATCCGGCCACGTCAACCGCCCGGGCAATTTCGAGATCCGCCTGGGCACGCCGTTCGCGGACCTGCTGGAGATGGCCGGCGGCGTGCGCAACGGGCACAAGCTCAAGGCGGTGATCCCGGGCGGTACTTCGATGAAGGTGCTGCCGGCCGAGGTGATGATGGCCTGCACGATGGACTACGACTCGATCCAGAAGGCTGGTTCGGGCCTGGGCTCGGGTGCGGTGATCGTGATGGACGAGACCACCTGCATGGTGCGGGCCTGCGAGCGCATCAGCCAGTTCTACCACATGGAATCCTGCGGTCAGTGCACGCCGTGCCGCGAGGGCACTGGCTGGATGCATCGCGTGCTCACCCGCATCGTCGCCGGCAAGGGCGTGCCGGACGACCTGCATCGCCTGAAGGCGGTGGCCGGTCAGATCGAGGGTCACACCATCTGCGCGTTCGGCGAGGCGGCGGCATGGCCGGTGCAGGCCTTCCTGCACCACTACTGGCACGAATTCGAATACTACGTCGAGCACGGTCGCTCCATGGTCGACGACAAGCTTGGAGCCGCCGCATGAGCGCGCAGCCAACCCAGAACACCGCGCCGAACCTGGTCAACATCGAGGTCGACGGCAAGCCGATCCAGGTGCCCAAGGGCTCGATGATCATCGAGGCCACCGACAAGGCCGGCATTCCGATCCCGCGTTTCTGCTACCACCGCAAGCTGCCGGTCGCGGCGAGCTGCCGGCAGTGCCTGGTCGAGGTGGAGATGGGCGGGCGCCCCATGCCCAAGCCGCAGCCGGCCTGCGCCACGCCGGTGGCCGAAGGCATGAAGGTGCTCACCCGTTCGGACAAGGCGCTGCACGCGCAGCGCAACGTGATGGAGTTCCTGCTCATCAACCACCCGATGGACTGCCCGATCTGCGATCAGGGCGGCGAGTGCGAGCTGCAGGACATGGCGCTGGGTTACGGTCGCAGCGTGTCGCGCTTCACCGAGCGCAAACGCACCATCGCCGACGAGGACATCGGCCCGCTGGTCGCCACCGAGATGACGCGCTGCATCCACTGCACGCGCTGCGTGCGCTTCATCAGCGAGATCGCCGGCACCTACGAGTTCGGCAGCATGGATCGCGGCGACCGCCACGTGATCGGCACCTACATCGGCAAGAACGTCGAGAGTGAGCTGTCCGGCAACATCATCGACGTGTGCCCGGTGGGTGCGCTCACCAACAAGCCGTTTCAGTTCAAGGCGCGCGCCTGGGAGATGGTCGCCAAGCCGTCGATCGGCTACCACGACGCGCTGGGCTCCAACCTGTGGCTGCACACCCGCCGCGGCGAAGTGCTGCGCACGGTGCCGCGCGACAACGAGGCGGTCAACGAGTGCTGGCTGTCCGACCGCGACCGCTACAGCCATCAGGGCATGTATGCCGCCGACCGTGTCAGCGCTCCGGAAGTGAAGCGCAACGGCCAGTGGCAGGCGACCACCTGGGAAGACGCGCTGCAGTTCGCCGGCGAGGCATTGAAGAGGGTGCCTGGCAGCGAGCTCGGTATCCTGCTGCACCCGGCCACCTCGAACGAGGAAGGCGACCTGCTGATGCGGCTGGCCCGCGGCCTGGGCAGCGCGCACGTCGACCATCGCCTGCGCCAGCTCGACTTCGCCGACAACGCCGTGGCGCAGTCGTTCGCGTTGCCGGTGGCCGAGGTAGAACAGGTCCGGGCGGCGCTGCTGATCGGTTCCGACCTGCGCTATGAGGTGCCGCTGCTGAACCACCGCCTGCACCAGGCGACCAAGAAGGGCGCCAAGGTCTACGCGGTCAATCCGGCACACTTCGATTTCAACTACACGCTGGCCGGCGAGGCAGTGGTGGCGCCTCAGGCCATGGTCGATGCGCTGCTGGCGCTGGCCAAGGCTGCCGTGGCTGCCGGTGCGAATGCGCCGGCAGCACTGGCCGAGGCGATCGCGTCGGCGCAGAGCGATCAGGGCGACAGCGACGCGATCGCCGCACTGAAGTCGGACAAGGCCGTGGTGATCCTCGGCGAAGCCGCAGTGACCCATCCGCAGGCATCCTGGCTGCGCGCGATCGCCCGTTTCATCGCCGACGCCACCGATGCCGGTTACGACGAACTGCCGGTCGGCGCGAATGCCGTCGGCCTGGCACAGCTCGGCGTGGTGCCGGGCAACGGCGGGCTGGATGCGCAGGCGATGCTGGCGCAACCGCGCAAGAGCTACCTGCTGTACGGCGTCGAGCCGCCGCACGATTTCGCCGATGGCGGTGCGGCCTTGCGGGCGCTGCATGGCGCGGACCAGGTGGTGGCGTTCAGCGCCTATGCCAGCCCTTCGCTGCGCGAGGTGGCCGACGTGATCCTGCCGATTGCGCTGCTGCCGGAGATCGACGCGACCCTGGTCAACGTCGACGGGCTGGCCCAGGGTGTGGCGGCTGGGGCGAAGGCGCCAGGCGAGGCGCGACCGGGCTGGAAGGTCATGCGTGCCCTGGGCGGGGCGATGCAGTTGGCGGGTTTCGAGTTCGATGACATCGCCGGTTTGCGCGAAGGCATCAGCGCGCGCG
This genomic stretch from Rhodanobacter thiooxydans harbors:
- the pabC gene encoding aminodeoxychorismate lyase — its product is MTARMLVDGVASTQVSALDRGLAYGDGLFESIRFVGANAPLWSRHMQRLAEGCERLYIPAPDPAQLWREALEVSRGMAASVLRITITRGAGERGYGLPAAPRPTRVVAAFTPPPVAAEAYVQGVRMRVCDIRLAQQPLLAGLKHLNRLEQVLARAEWDDPAIAEGVLLDSHGRVISATMANLFAVIDGELLTPVLDRCGVAGVARAEVLAACPQVRVGELTLAALRGAGEVFLSSSVRGILPVRSLDDGSYAPGATTRRLQQHWRDLGFSMEQGG
- the mltG gene encoding endolytic transglycosylase MltG — protein: MSDKPVRRRAWPRQLLLIALLLAAGALVYGWVDYARFGSAPLNVAAQGDSIDIGRGSSFKGIVGELRQRGFSTANPWYWRLLAEQMHVAGKLHAGEYALEPGVTPRQLLANMAAGRVLQRNFTIVDGWTFGELRQALARAEKLNHDSAALDDAAIMQRIGAGGEAPEGRFLPETYAYVKGDSDLDILRRAHTAMVKTLDELWAARAPDLPLTTPYEALILASIVEKETGIPVERAQIAGVFVRRLENHMLLQTDPSVIYGMGVNYAGNIRKSDLAADTPYNTYTRAGLPPTPIALPGKPALVAALHPADGDTLYFVASGDGGHVFSRTLEEHNRNVDCYQRKRCR
- the tmk gene encoding dTMP kinase, whose translation is MTSPRGRFISLEGGEGAGKSTLLAGLREYIERRGIALVQAREPGGTAVGEAVRAIVLDPAQRGLAAETELLLMFASRAQLVREVIEPALAAGQWVLCDRYTDASYAYQGGGRGQPAERIAELERWACAGVKPDLTLLLDLPVATGRARVAGRGHADRIETEADAFFERVRATYRERAAAEPERFRVIDASQSPAAVLQAATQALAALLGESQA
- the holB gene encoding DNA polymerase III subunit delta' encodes the protein MNGLPWHAEHWARLQARRQRDALPHALLLCGAAGLGKRAFAQRFVQGLLCAEPVDGDACGHCRSCLLLAAGSHPDVVTLSFGLRKDGVQRSEIVVDQIRELSARLAMSSQFGGWQVALIDPADAMNAAAANALLKTLEEPAAQTMLILLADAPWRLPQTIRSRCQRIEFQLPASADALTWLQAEGVRDAPNALVAAGGNPGLARIWAAEGALERRQEVRKDLAALAAGRGQPTEVVKRWLDSEPAQRLWFAAQASADETKARSAQRAGPLASTLDVEALGHWYDAANRTREGLRGPLRADLLLLELLAQWR
- a CDS encoding PIG-L deacetylase family protein, with the translated sequence MSGSGARSSPALAPASGVPVFSAQTRLLVVAPHPDDETIATGLLIQQVRAAGGEVRIVLLTEGDNNPWPQRWLERRVRIRAADRQRWGRRRHMEVLQALACLGVPAPALQSLGWADLGLTDTLLQSPGLSVSALAAAISQFGPSLVVAPALADRHPDHAAAHVLVRLALAEQAEPPLLLNYLVHGRGGDGEGFEVHGTAPQLACKRVALAEHRSQMALSGKRMLRLAGRPERQAGLSTPLGALPWRPPFWLRPWLRLSVVDQAGARSWRWREAPLWRDRAGGFHLSTPAAAKGLPCFVRLALTLRSPWIFDHWGWCELSAGAGSAPTPAA
- a CDS encoding PilZ domain-containing protein, translating into MKVVAARQGIISLKIKDAASLYNAYMPFLKHGGLFAATAQSYSLGDEVVLLVTLAEETERLSVVGKVVWISPVGAQGNRTAGIGIHFNESGDAEAARSRIENILAGTLNSERPTHTM
- a CDS encoding NADH-quinone oxidoreductase subunit A, producing the protein MLAEYWPVLLFIGVAVGLGVALLVIGLLAGPRRPEAEKLAPYECGFEAFEDARMRFDVRYYLLAILFIIFDLEIAFLFPWAVVFKQIGLVALIEMGLFLLLLVVGFAYVWKKGALEWE
- a CDS encoding NuoB/complex I 20 kDa subunit family protein, with protein sequence MGVIDSISRVMHNPEPLNLVDDILRPAGDNPVVQRGFATTSVDALMNWARTGSMWPVTFGLACCAVEMMHAGVARLDLDRYGVIFRPSPRQSDVMIVAGTLVNKMAPALRKVYDQMPEPKWVISMGSCANGGGYYHYSYSVVRGCDRIVPVDIYVPGCPPTAEALIHGILQLQKKIRRTNTIARS
- a CDS encoding NADH-quinone oxidoreductase subunit C yields the protein MTDTPKTSLAGQLTARFGDTLAISTVRNETVAELAADDLIAVATALRDEPAFRFSELIDLCGIDYLGYGQTEWDTRTVSSTGFSRGVKGQAQGRFDWAGRPRGERQPRRFAAVIQLLSIEHNRRLRLRVFCEDDSLPLVPSLTAVWPGVNWFEREVFDLYGIIFDGHPDLRRILTDYGFVGHPFRKDFPLIGNVEVRYDPEQKRVIYEPVSIEPRVLVPRTIRDDADLMQAKAEAADHWREN
- a CDS encoding NADH-quinone oxidoreductase subunit D encodes the protein MQEIRNYTMNFGPQHPAAHGVLRLIMEMDGETIVRIDPHVGLLHRGTEKLAESKPFNQSIGYMDRLDYVSMMCNEHAYVRAIETLLGIEAPERAQYIRTMFDEITRILNHLMWIGSNALDLGAMAVMLYAFREREELMDVYEAVSGARMHATYYRPGGVYRDLPAQMSQYRESPWHKGADLKRINSWREGSMLDFLDAFTADFPSKVDEYEVLLTTNRIWKQRTVGIGVVSPELAQQWGMTGAMLRGSGVEWDLRKKQPYAKYAEMDFDIPVGVNGDCYDRYLVRVEEMRQSNRIIRQCVEWLRANPGPVMVKNFKVAPPSRVEMKQDMEALIHHFKLFTEGYCVPAGETYCAVEAPKGEFGCYLVSDGANKPFRVHLRAPGFAHLSSMDTVVHGHMLADVVAMIGTYDLVFGEVDR